AAGGCAACCTCGACCAAGCCATCACCGATTACACCAAAGCGATTGAACTCGACCCCAAATATGTGAATGCCTACAACAATCGCGGCAATGCCCATTCCGCCAAAGGCAACCTCGACCAAGCCATCGCGGATTACACCAAAGCGATTGAACTTGACCCCAAGTATGCAGGTTTCTACTACAACCGCGGCAATGCCTATACAGATAAAGGTAACCTCGACCAAGCCATCACCGATTACACCAAAGCGATTGAACTCGACCCCAAATATGTGAATGCCTATTTGGGGCGTGGGCTTGTTTATCGTCAAAAAGGAATGAAAGCCCAAGCCATTGTAGACTTGGAAACCTATCTTCGCCTTGTTCCCAACACGTTAAATCGCGCTCAAGTTGAGCAATTGATTCAGGAAATGAAAAAACCATAATCATATTTCTTACACACCATCACTTTTACCTTTTAGCTTTTCACTTTTAACTTGCTTCCAAAGGAGGAAGACACATGAAACCGATTGCCCTCACCATCTCGGAAAGATGACAACGGACAAAATCGAATTAACCGGACAAACCTTGCACCGCACTGTCCGTTAAATCCGCACTTGTCCGTTGTCATCATTCGCAATTCCTAATTCGCAATTCGTAATTCACATCACGCATCACGTTTTACGTTTTACCAATTCCCAATTACCTTTTTTCGGAGGAGAACATGAAACTGATTGACCTCACCATCCCGCTCGGCATTCAAACGCCGGCATGGCCCACGTACGAACCGCTGCAACTCAAGTATTTCAAGCGACTCGCACCCAACGGCGCGAACGGGCAACTGCTCACGCACTCGAACCACCTCGGCACACACCTTGACGGCGAGATTCACTTTTACACGCCGGGCAA
The Chloroflexota bacterium genome window above contains:
- a CDS encoding tetratricopeptide repeat protein is translated as YYNRGNAYTDKGNFDQAIADYTKAIELAPKYANAYYNRGIAYKAKGNLDQAITDYTKAIELDPKYVNAYNNRGNAHSAKGNLDQAIADYTKAIELDPKYAGFYYNRGNAYTDKGNLDQAITDYTKAIELDPKYVNAYLGRGLVYRQKGMKAQAIVDLETYLRLVPNTLNRAQVEQLIQEMKKP